In the Magnolia sinica isolate HGM2019 chromosome 15, MsV1, whole genome shotgun sequence genome, one interval contains:
- the LOC131226803 gene encoding calcium and calcium/calmodulin-dependent serine/threonine-protein kinase-like yields MDLEVVSRLQSFNARCKFRAAAIASVLSSMVFLRTKKLRTLLGSHDLTHEELEKLRKHFKRICANGDNATLSEFEQVLKAMNVSSLLPLAPRVFDLFDNNRDRTVDMREILCGFYDTGRSGCIMKEEVASMLRALPEDCLPADITEPGKLDEIFDRMVANSDGKVTFEEFKAAMKRDSSLQDVVLSSLRPI; encoded by the exons ATGGACTTGGAGGTTGTTTCACGGCTGCAAAGTTTCAATGCAAGGTGCAAATTCCGTGCTGCAGCAATAGCGAGTGTGTTGAGTagcatggttttcttgagaacgAAGAAGTTGAGGACTCTGTTAGGGTCCCATGATCTTACTCATGAGGAGCTCGAGAAGCTGAGAAAACATTTCAAGAGAAT ATGTGCAAATGGAGACAATGCCACTCTTTCTGAATTTGAACAAGTGCTAAAAGCAATGAACGTGAGCTCGCTTCTCCCCCTTGCTCCACGTGTCTTTGATCTATTCGACAACAACCGTGACAGGACTGTGGACATGAGAGAGATCCTATGTGGCTTCT ATGATACAGGCAGGTCAGGATGCATCATGAAGGAAGAAGTAGCGTCAATGCTTAGA GCCTTGCCAGAAGATTGCCTTCCAGCTGACATAACAGAACCTGGGAAGCTTGATGAGATTTTCGATCGGATGGTTGCCAATAGTGATGGAAAGGTCACGTTCGAGGAGTTCAAAGCTGCCATGAAGAGAGACAGTTCCCTCCAAGATGTAGTCCTCTCTTCCTTGCGGCCAATCTAG